A window of Balearica regulorum gibbericeps isolate bBalReg1 chromosome 19, bBalReg1.pri, whole genome shotgun sequence genomic DNA:
AGAAAATGGAGGGATAGGGAAGTGTTCACAGTGCTTGAATGCTGCTTATTTTTATCCCTGGTAATCCAGAAGGGATTGCAGCACTGCCTCAGTGTCACCTGGTTGTGTGCGTCCTCTGAGGAATTCTGAAATGTAGCTGTATCTGGGAAAAATTGAAATTGGGGGTTGGATTCTTTGTGCTTATTCCCAGGCTGGCTGGCTCCTCTTGAACATGTTTTAGAAAAGACATTGAGGATGCTAAAAAGGCttagtttaaaatacttttttttttttccttccactggAGATCTAAGCAAccattttcttgggttttttttacatctccCAGCTGGCTTTCAGCCCTGGAGAATACCAAGTGGCTGCAGCACCTTTCTGTCATGCTGAAGGCAGCAGTGCTGGTCTCCAGTGCAGTTGACAGAGAAGGACGTCCAGTGCTGGTTCATTGCTCAGATGGCTGGGACAGGACTCCGCAGATTGTAGCGCTGGCAAAGATTCTTCTGGACCCTTACTACAGGACCATGGAGGTATGAGTTGTGCTATACTGCCAGTTCATGTCCATTAAAACGTGCCTTTTGTCTCGGAGGCAGGAACAGGATCTCATTTGGCAATAAGCTTAGTGGTGTTTCAGAACTACTAGTGTGGGCGTTGGGTTTTCCCGTAttcttttcctgcctgttttcaGTGAACTGTACCTCGCTCCTCTACCCAGCTTGGTGAAGTACTGTGGTAAATAACCTCTTGTGTTCAAGGTTCAGCTGCTTCCCTACTCTTAATCGTGTGTATTCTCCAAGCTGTTTATTGTCTAGAAATAACGACTGTTAGCTTGTGTTTGGAAACCTCTGACATCCAGGTAGCTTTGCTCCCAACCCAAGCACTGGTGCAGGCTCCTCTCTAGCCCCTCAGAagtcctgcctgtgcctggagctgctggcacaTGGGCTGGCCGTGTCCTGCGCGTGCCTACAGCAAAGTGTCTGCAggtagcttttttcttttgttcacaGGGCTTCCAGGTGCTTGTTGAATCAGACTGGCTGGATTTTGGTCACAAGTTTGGTGATCGCTGCGGTCACCAGGAGAAGGTGGAAGATCAGAACGAGCAGTGCCCAGTTTTTCTCCAGTGGCTGGATGCTGTTCATCAGCTTCTGAAGCAATTTCCTTGCCTCTTTGAATTTAACGAAGCTTTTTTGGTAAGAAATATGCATGCAAAGGTCTCCTTATACCTTGCCAGATgtgagcagaggcagagggaaggcCATGATGTTTTACGGTGTTGTAGCTGAAAGAAAACGAAAActgaattctttaaaaacaggaaagtgTCTGCGTAGTGCTTGGGCTCTCTGCTGGCATTCCTGACATACCTCCACCGTGTGGGTCCAGCCCTGCCCTTCGGTTGTGGTATTTTGACCTGGTTCTGTGCGTGTGATGCTTCTGCTGGCTTCTGTTAGCTGCTTGcagtttcctcttcctcctccccgtGGGGACTGCGGGCTCGGAGTCCCTAGCAGATTGCACAGTGAGGAGGGTTTATATTCTTTGGTTTCTTTGAATCGCTTCTTCTCCAGGTCCCTTCCTGGAGCCCATTGAATTCAGATACCATCAGCAGCACTGTTTTGATTAAAAGCCAATTTGCATACCTCGGGGCTATATGAGTCtgaaacattgtaaaaaaataaattagggaAATGATAGCTATTAATCTCTGTCCTATCAAATAATAACGGTTAGGGCTATAGAGGGATGGGTATGGTACGCTTTCACTTTAATCTGAGTGATTTCTGTTGCTATCCCCTCTGTCCTGCCCTGTGTGGAAGAGAGGACAGCGGCAGGGTCACCAGCTGGGTAGGACATGCGTGGGCCATCCCAGAGGAGTGGGAGACGTTTACCCTGTAGGCAGGACACACTGTTTCCCAATGGCCCTGACAATTGTTCCCCTCCTGATGCTGCAGGTGAAGCTGGTGCAGCACACGTATTCCTGCCTCTATGGGACCTTCCTTGGGAACAGCCCCTGCGAGCGAGAGATGCACAACATCTACAAACGTACCTGCTCCGTGTGGTCCCTCCTGCGGGCTGGCAATAAGAACTTCCACAATCTTCTCTATATGCCAGGCTCTGAGCAGGTCAGTAGAGCTGCTGGCCTGGTTTTCCAGGCTTTTCGCCTGCCAAGCACAGGGATTGTGTGGGGAGAGGTTGGGGGGGGTTTCCTTTTGCATTGACCTCTGATCGTAAGTGGTTGTTGCAGGTGCTGCATCCAGTGTGCCACGTGCGAGCGCTGCACGTCTGGACAGCGGTGTATCTCCCAGCTTCCTCACCACATCCTCTGGGACAGGATGAGATGGACATTTACCTGCCCCCTGGATCCCAGAGCCAGGAGTTCAGTGGCAGATGTTTGGACAGGTAAGAGCCTAGAGCTCCAGGCCCAGGTTGCCACCTACCCACAggctttctttccctccttgctCATTGTAGTTCCTCTCTTTTACCTGTTGTTCTCATCTTTCCTGTTGAGAGCAAGAGCTCTGTAGCATTGTCCCAGCCACCTGGAGCAGAATGTGTACAGCTCCCTGCTGCACCTAAAAAGGCAGACTGCGGAGGCCACGCTGTACACGCATGTGCACTTCGGCTCATGCTGCTGCACCgcccttccccaccctccccgTGATCTGTAATTAAGGACGTTTCCCTTCCATCATCTCAGTTTCGACTGAATTGAGGAAAGTTTCAGGAGTTTTGTCttgagacttttttccttttgggttCTAGATTACCAAAGACAAGATCTATGGATGACTTGCTCTCAGCCTGCGACTCCAGCAGCCCGCTGACCCGCACGTCTAGTGATCCAAACCTGAACAACCACTGTCAGGAAGTCCGGGTGGGCCTGGAAGCCCGGCACACCACCGCTGAGGGAGCTGAGCCGTACATGGGCGAAGGCAGTGCGGCGGCTGCGGGAGAGACACGGCAGGTGGAGAAGCAAGGGGGAGATGCTCCCCTGCAAGCCAACAGTGCTTGTAGCAGCCGTGCTGAGCCTGAGGGGCATAGcaagcagctgagcagctgggCTTCTGTGCCAGCAAGCAGTGCCTCTCTGGAGGCAGAAAAGGGAAACGGAACATACATGGAGGAACTGGACGGCATGTGTCCACCTCCAAATCCTTCTGGACAGGAAAATGTTGACAGGGTTTCCACCAGTTCTGGGAAGCAATTAGAAACCTGTCCCCAGGAACCTTTGGAGGCTACTGGCATGGTGTCCAATGGAGGAGGCTGCCCTAAGAGAAACACCACCTGCCAAGATGTTCCCAGCCAGGAGTCCCTGGCACCAAGCGCCCCTTGCCAGGACATCCCAGGCCCAGCCCAGGGCATCCCCTGCCTGGATGAAGACAATGGCAAAGGTGATGCTGGAAGGAGTGTGCCCTGTGAGGAGCCCGGCCGTCCCGGGAGAGTCACGCTAGAGCAGTGGCGCAAGCCCATTTCCCAGAGCCAAAGCAGCGAGTTCTCCTTCCTGGGGTCCAACTGGGACAGTTTTCAAGGAATGGTGACATCGCTCCCCAATGGGGAGCCTGCACCCAGACACCTCCTCTCCTATGGCTGCTGTAGCAAGAGGTTGAGCAGCAAACCTCTGCGGGCACCGGGCCTGTGCCTCAGTGGCCAGTGGTCTGCCAGAGAAGGTGCAAAATCCTCAGCCTGCTCTGGCCACCTTGGCACGCATTTTGCCAGCCCCGCAGGAAAGCCCAGCCGTTCGTGGCTACCCTGGCACGTGAAACAAGCGTCTGGTCCCAAGCACATGCCGCCAAAATGTCCTTCTCCTGTGCCTCCTCTCTACCTGGACGATGATGGGCTCCCCT
This region includes:
- the MTMR4 gene encoding phosphatidylinositol-3,5-bisphosphate 3-phosphatase MTMR4 isoform X2, which translates into the protein MGEEGPPSLEYIQAKDLFPPKELVKEEESLQVPFTVLQGEGVEYLGHANDAVIAISNYRLHIKFKDSVINVPLRMMESVECRDMFQLHIVCKDSKVIRCHFSTFKQCQEWLKRLTRAIARPAKPEDLFAFAYHAWCLGVCVDEEDQHAHLCRPGDHVRYRFEMELVRMGFDLQNVWRVSDINNNYKLCSSYPQKLLVPVWITDKELENVASFRSWKRIPVVVYRHVRNGAVIARCSQPEISWWGWRNADDEYLVTSIAKACALNPGVKVSGGMQHNGSSDGSEACDADFDSSLTACSGVENAGTPQKLLILDARSYTAAVANRAKGGGCECEEYYPNCEVVFMGMANIHSIRNSFQYLRAVCSQVPDPSNWLSALENTKWLQHLSVMLKAAVLVSSAVDREGRPVLVHCSDGWDRTPQIVALAKILLDPYYRTMEGFQVLVESDWLDFGHKFGDRCGHQEKVEDQNEQCPVFLQWLDAVHQLLKQFPCLFEFNEAFLVKLVQHTYSCLYGTFLGNSPCEREMHNIYKRTCSVWSLLRAGNKNFHNLLYMPGSEQVLHPVCHVRALHVWTAVYLPASSPHPLGQDEMDIYLPPGSQSQEFSGRCLDRLPKTRSMDDLLSACDSSSPLTRTSSDPNLNNHCQEVRVGLEARHTTAEGAEPYMGEGSAAAAGETRQVEKQGGDAPLQANSACSSRAEPEGHSKQLSSWASVPASSASLEAEKGNGTYMEELDGMCPPPNPSGQENVDRVSTSSGKQLETCPQEPLEATGMVSNGGGCPKRNTTCQDVPSQESLAPSAPCQDIPGPAQGIPCLDEDNGKGDAGRSVPCEEPGRPGRVTLEQWRKPISQSQSSEFSFLGSNWDSFQGMVTSLPNGEPAPRHLLSYGCCSKRLSSKPLRAPGLCLSGQWSAREGAKSSACSGHLGTHFASPAGKPSRSWLPWHVKQASGPKHMPPKCPSPVPPLYLDDDGLPFPTDVIQHRLRQIEASYKQEVEQLRRQVRELQLRLDIRHFCAPPAEPPMDYEDDFTCLKESDSSDTEDFCSDHSEDCLSEASWEPVDKKETEVTRWVPDHMASHCFNCDCEFWLAKRRHHCRNCGNVFCAACCHLKLPIPDQQLYDPVLVCNSCYDHIQVSRARELMSQHLKKPIATASS
- the MTMR4 gene encoding phosphatidylinositol-3,5-bisphosphate 3-phosphatase MTMR4 isoform X1, coding for MNMSLPGRVSCSMLNCFGEEGPPSLEYIQAKDLFPPKELVKEEESLQVPFTVLQGEGVEYLGHANDAVIAISNYRLHIKFKDSVINVPLRMMESVECRDMFQLHIVCKDSKVIRCHFSTFKQCQEWLKRLTRAIARPAKPEDLFAFAYHAWCLGVCVDEEDQHAHLCRPGDHVRYRFEMELVRMGFDLQNVWRVSDINNNYKLCSSYPQKLLVPVWITDKELENVASFRSWKRIPVVVYRHVRNGAVIARCSQPEISWWGWRNADDEYLVTSIAKACALNPGVKVSGGMQHNGSSDGSEACDADFDSSLTACSGVENAGTPQKLLILDARSYTAAVANRAKGGGCECEEYYPNCEVVFMGMANIHSIRNSFQYLRAVCSQVPDPSNWLSALENTKWLQHLSVMLKAAVLVSSAVDREGRPVLVHCSDGWDRTPQIVALAKILLDPYYRTMEGFQVLVESDWLDFGHKFGDRCGHQEKVEDQNEQCPVFLQWLDAVHQLLKQFPCLFEFNEAFLVKLVQHTYSCLYGTFLGNSPCEREMHNIYKRTCSVWSLLRAGNKNFHNLLYMPGSEQVLHPVCHVRALHVWTAVYLPASSPHPLGQDEMDIYLPPGSQSQEFSGRCLDRLPKTRSMDDLLSACDSSSPLTRTSSDPNLNNHCQEVRVGLEARHTTAEGAEPYMGEGSAAAAGETRQVEKQGGDAPLQANSACSSRAEPEGHSKQLSSWASVPASSASLEAEKGNGTYMEELDGMCPPPNPSGQENVDRVSTSSGKQLETCPQEPLEATGMVSNGGGCPKRNTTCQDVPSQESLAPSAPCQDIPGPAQGIPCLDEDNGKGDAGRSVPCEEPGRPGRVTLEQWRKPISQSQSSEFSFLGSNWDSFQGMVTSLPNGEPAPRHLLSYGCCSKRLSSKPLRAPGLCLSGQWSAREGAKSSACSGHLGTHFASPAGKPSRSWLPWHVKQASGPKHMPPKCPSPVPPLYLDDDGLPFPTDVIQHRLRQIEASYKQEVEQLRRQVRELQLRLDIRHFCAPPAEPPMDYEDDFTCLKESDSSDTEDFCSDHSEDCLSEASWEPVDKKETEVTRWVPDHMASHCFNCDCEFWLAKRRHHCRNCGNVFCAACCHLKLPIPDQQLYDPVLVCNSCYDHIQVSRARELMSQHLKKPIATASS